One genomic segment of Halalkalicoccus tibetensis includes these proteins:
- a CDS encoding 50S ribosomal protein L11, producing MAGTIEALVPGGEATPGPPLGPELGPTPVDVQAVVQEINDQTEAFDGTEVPVTITYEDDGSFEIDVGVPPTAALIKDEAGFETGSGEPQTDFVADLSVDQVKQIAEQKLPDLLAYDLKGAAKEVVGTCTSLGVTIEGENPREFKERLDSGEYDDRFAEEVAA from the coding sequence ATGGCTGGAACGATCGAAGCGCTCGTCCCGGGCGGCGAGGCCACCCCTGGCCCGCCGCTCGGTCCCGAGCTCGGACCCACCCCCGTAGACGTACAGGCCGTCGTCCAGGAGATCAACGATCAGACCGAAGCGTTCGACGGCACCGAGGTCCCCGTGACGATCACCTACGAGGACGACGGGAGCTTCGAGATCGACGTCGGCGTCCCGCCGACGGCGGCGCTCATCAAGGACGAGGCCGGCTTCGAGACCGGCAGCGGCGAGCCCCAGACGGACTTCGTCGCGGACCTCTCGGTCGATCAGGTCAAACAGATCGCCGAACAGAAGCTGCCCGACCTGCTGGCCTACGACCTGAAGGGCGCGGCCAAGGAGGTCGTCGGCACCTGCACCTCGCTTGGCGTCACCATCGAGGGCGAGAACCCCCGCGAGTTCAAGGAGCGCCTCGACTCGGGCGAGTACGACGACCGGTTCGCAGAGGAAGTCGCGGCCTGA
- a CDS encoding amphi-Trp domain-containing protein, whose protein sequence is MAGEIEHEAELSREEAATYFEEIAEGLRSEEAFTVVIGDVSVDVDPAETVEFEVELEDAEEDREFEIEMEWPRGEDELEIDAEE, encoded by the coding sequence ATGGCCGGAGAGATCGAACACGAAGCGGAGCTGAGTCGGGAGGAAGCAGCGACCTATTTCGAAGAGATCGCCGAGGGGCTCCGTTCCGAGGAGGCCTTCACCGTCGTTATCGGCGACGTCTCGGTCGACGTCGACCCCGCCGAGACCGTCGAGTTCGAGGTCGAGCTCGAGGACGCCGAGGAGGACCGCGAGTTCGAGATCGAGATGGAGTGGCCACGGGGCGAGGACGAGCTCGAGATCGACGCCGAGGAGTGA
- a CDS encoding 50S ribosomal protein L1, translating to MADQDIEQAVARALEDAPPRNFRETVDLAINLRDLDLNDPSNRVDESVVLPSGTGQDTRIVVFAEGETGVRAEEVADEVFSSDDLDDLGDDQDAAKDLADETDFFIAEASMMPTIGASLGQVLGPRGKMPTPLQPDEDVVETVNRMKNTVQVRSRDRRTFHALVGTEEMSAEEIGDNIDTIMRRLYGDLEKGPLNIDSVYVKTTMGPAVEVA from the coding sequence ATGGCAGATCAGGACATAGAACAAGCAGTCGCTCGCGCACTCGAGGACGCACCGCCGCGGAACTTCCGCGAGACGGTCGACCTCGCGATCAACCTGCGCGATCTCGATCTCAACGATCCGTCGAACCGTGTCGACGAGAGCGTCGTCCTTCCCAGCGGAACGGGACAGGACACGCGCATCGTCGTATTCGCCGAGGGCGAAACCGGCGTCCGGGCAGAGGAAGTCGCCGACGAGGTCTTCTCCAGTGATGACCTCGACGATCTGGGCGACGACCAGGACGCCGCGAAAGACCTCGCCGACGAAACAGACTTCTTCATCGCCGAAGCCTCGATGATGCCCACCATTGGCGCATCGCTGGGGCAGGTGCTCGGCCCCCGCGGGAAGATGCCGACGCCGCTCCAGCCCGACGAGGACGTCGTCGAGACCGTCAACCGGATGAAGAACACCGTCCAGGTCCGCAGCCGCGACCGACGAACGTTCCACGCGCTCGTCGGTACCGAGGAGATGTCCGCCGAGGAGATCGGCGACAACATCGACACGATCATGCGCCGGCTGTACGGCGACCTGGAGAAGGGCCCCCTGAACATCGACTCGGTCTACGTCAAGACCACGATGGGGCCCGCCGTGGAGGTGGCCTAG
- a CDS encoding GTP-binding protein has product MGLEEEIEEIEEEISSTPYNKSTEAHIGRLKAKLADKKEKLENQSSAGGGSGYAVEKTGDATVALVGFPSVGKSTLLNALTNAESEVGSYEFTTLDVNPGMLQYRGANIQIMDVPGLIEGAASGRGGGQEVLSVVRAADLVVYVLSVFEIDQYERLSEELYKNKVRLDTEPPSLSVIKKGRGGIRVTASEDPGLPEDVIKEVLREHGYVNANVTVREELDVDRLIDSIMENRVYLPSIVTVNKADLIDRDYLETVNEDLRSHGLDPEEVTFISAEKEKGLDGLKERIWRTLGLMRIYMDKPGRGVDYEEPLILKKGSDIEDAMEKLGGEFEERFRFARVSGPSAKHDEQQVGTDHELADEDVVKFILRR; this is encoded by the coding sequence ATGGGACTGGAAGAGGAGATCGAGGAGATCGAGGAAGAGATCTCCTCGACGCCGTACAACAAGTCGACCGAGGCCCACATCGGTCGCTTGAAGGCGAAACTCGCCGACAAGAAGGAGAAACTCGAGAACCAGTCCTCCGCCGGCGGTGGCAGCGGCTACGCCGTCGAGAAGACCGGCGACGCGACCGTTGCCCTGGTGGGCTTTCCCAGCGTCGGCAAGTCGACGCTGCTGAACGCCCTGACCAACGCCGAGAGCGAGGTCGGCTCCTACGAGTTCACGACCCTCGACGTCAACCCCGGCATGCTGCAGTACCGCGGCGCGAACATCCAGATCATGGACGTGCCGGGGCTGATCGAGGGCGCCGCGAGCGGCCGCGGGGGCGGCCAGGAGGTCCTCTCGGTCGTGCGCGCGGCCGACCTCGTCGTCTACGTCCTCTCGGTGTTCGAGATCGACCAGTACGAGCGCCTGAGCGAGGAGCTCTACAAGAACAAGGTCCGCCTCGATACCGAGCCGCCGAGCCTCTCGGTGATCAAGAAGGGGCGGGGCGGGATCCGCGTCACCGCAAGCGAGGACCCGGGGCTCCCCGAGGACGTGATCAAGGAGGTACTGCGCGAGCACGGCTACGTCAACGCCAACGTGACCGTGCGCGAGGAGCTCGACGTCGACCGGCTGATCGACTCGATCATGGAGAACCGGGTGTACCTCCCCTCGATCGTCACGGTCAACAAGGCCGACCTGATCGACCGCGACTACCTCGAGACCGTCAACGAGGACCTCCGATCCCACGGGCTCGACCCCGAGGAGGTGACGTTCATCTCCGCCGAGAAGGAGAAGGGCCTCGACGGCCTCAAGGAGCGCATCTGGCGGACTCTCGGGCTGATGCGGATCTACATGGACAAGCCCGGCCGCGGCGTCGACTACGAGGAGCCGTTGATCCTCAAGAAGGGCAGCGACATCGAGGACGCAATGGAGAAACTCGGCGGGGAGTTCGAGGAGCGCTTCCGCTTCGCGCGGGTTTCGGGCCCGAGCGCGAAACACGACGAACAGCAGGTCGGCACCGACCACGAGCTCGCCGACGAGGACGTCGTGAAGTTCATCCTCCGGCGGTAG
- a CDS encoding carboxypeptidase regulatory-like domain-containing protein: MRRRKFIALTGLATTTPLLAGCTDDEEEEEEDPEDNGDEDNGEDDENGEDGETYSLTVTVEDDAGEPLEGATVSVEDDEGILGGAFGEEDEADTDADGEAEAEVEDGEYTVVAEHDDYDEDAEEDVEVDGADEEVTVSFADAGDEDDDLEDDEDDDLEDDEDDGLDDDEDGE, encoded by the coding sequence ATGCGACGACGCAAATTCATCGCCCTGACCGGACTGGCAACGACGACCCCGCTGCTGGCGGGTTGTACCGACGACGAGGAAGAGGAAGAAGAGGACCCCGAGGACAACGGTGACGAGGACAACGGTGAGGACGACGAGAACGGTGAGGACGGGGAGACATACTCCCTGACGGTCACCGTCGAGGACGACGCCGGCGAACCCCTCGAGGGAGCGACCGTTTCCGTCGAGGACGACGAGGGTATTCTCGGCGGTGCTTTCGGCGAGGAGGACGAAGCCGATACCGACGCTGACGGCGAGGCCGAAGCCGAGGTCGAGGACGGCGAGTACACCGTCGTGGCCGAACACGACGACTACGACGAGGACGCCGAGGAGGACGTCGAGGTCGACGGCGCCGACGAGGAGGTCACCGTCAGCTTCGCGGACGCCGGCGACGAGGACGACGACCTCGAAGACGACGAGGACGACGACCTCGAAGACGACGAGGACGACGGTCTCGACGACGACGAAGACGGCGAGTAA